The sequence CGGCCCGCAGGCCGACCACGGCTGGCTCAACGCGATCAACGTGAACGCCAAGTCGCGTGCGGAGAAGTACTCGGAGGTGACCCTGGAGATCACCGAGGGCTCCAACGACACCGCCGCCCAGATCGGCCAGGTCAAGACCCTCATCAACAAGAAGGTCGACGTCCTCGTCATCCTCCCCGCCGACGGCAAGGCGCTCACCCAGGTGGGCCTGGAAGCCATGAGGGCGGGCATCCCCGTCGTCAACCTGGACCGCATCTTCGCCTCCCCGCAGGCGTACCGCTGCTGGGTCGGCGGCGACAACTACGGCATGGGCCTCAACGCCGGTCACTACATCGGCGAACAGCTCAAGGACAAGCCGAACGCCAAGGTCGTCGAACTGGCGGGCATCGACAACCTGGAGCTCACCAAGCAGCGCAGCCAGGGCTTCGCCGACGCCCTGAAGAACTACTCCAACATCAAGCTGGTGGCCCGTCAGGCCGCCGACTTCACCGTCGAGTCGGGTCAGGCCAAGATGGCCCAACTCCTCCAGGCACAGAAGCAGTTCGACGCCCTGTGGAACCACGACGACGACCAGGGCGTCGGCGCGCTGCGCGCCATCCAGCAGGCCGGCCGCGACGAGTTCATGATGGTCGGCGGCGCCGGGGCCAAGTCCGCGATGGACGCCATCAAGGCCGGCAACAGCGTCCTGAAGGCCACCGTCCTCTACCCGCCGACGATGGCCGCGTCCGCCATCGACCTGGCGCGCGCCCTGGGCCAGGGCAAGGGCGTCGGGGGACTGGCCGAGATGGAGATCCCGACCTCCCTGACGCTCTACTCGGCCGTCGTCACCAAGGAGAACGTCGACCAGTACCTGCCGACGGGCTTCAGCTGACAGAGCCCCACCGCCGCCACCGAACCACCGACGAGGAGGAAGCCCGTATGGCCCGTAGGGAAGAGACGGAGCAGGAGGCCGCAGCGCCGCCGCAGCAGCCGCCGACGCTCGGGGTCGGCATGGTCGGATACGCGTTCATGGGAGCCGCCCACTCACAGGGGTGGCGCACCGCGGGACACGTCTTCGACCTGCCGATGAGACCCGCTCTCGCCGCGATCTGCGGACGCGACCGTACGGCGGTCGACGCCGCCGCGGCCCGGCACGGCTGGGCGGCGGCGGAGACCGACTGGCGGGCGCTGATCGCCCGGGACGATGTGCAGCTGGTCGACATCTGCACCCCCGGCGACAGCCATGCGGAGATCGCCATCGCCGCCCTCGAAGCCGGCAAGCACGTGCTGTGCGAGAAACCGCTGGCCAACACCGTCGCGGAGGCGGAGGCGATGACCCGGGCCGCGGAGCGCGCCGCGGCCCGCGGTCAGGTGGCGATCGTGGGCTTCAACTACCGCAAGGTGCCCGCGATCACCTACGCGCGCAAACTGATCGCCGACGGAAGGCTCGGCACCCTGCGCCACGTGCGGGCCACCTATCTCCAGGACTGGCTGGTGGACCCGAAGTCGCCGCTCACCTGGCGGCTCAAGCGTGAGCACGCCGGGTCCGGGGCGCTGGGCGACCTCGGGGCGCACATCGTCGACCTCGCCCAGTACCTGTCGGGGGAGCTGCTGGTCGGAGTGTCGGCCGTCAGCGAGACGTTCGTACGGCAGCGGCCGCTGCTCGCCGGTGCCCCCTCCGGGCTCTCCGGGGCCGCGGACACGGCCGGGCACGGGGCGGTGACGGTGGACGACGCGGCGCTGTTCACCGGCAGGCTCGCCTCCGGGGCGCTGGCCTCCTTCGAGGCGACCCGGATGGCGGCGGGCCGCAAGAACGCGCTGCGGCTGGAGATCAACGGGGAACTGGGCTCGCTCGCCTTCGATCTGGAGCGGCTCAACGAACTGTCCTTCCACGACCACACCGAACCGGCCACCACGGCGGGGTTCCGGCGCATCCTCGTCACCGAACCCGAGCACCCCTACCTGGAGGCGTGGTGGCCGCCGGGCCACGCTCTCGGCTACGAGCACACCTTCGTCCACCAGGCCCGGGACGTGGTCCGCACGATCGCCACCGGATCGGCCCCGGTGCCGTCCTTCGCCGACGGACTCCAGGTGCAACGGGTGCTCGCGGCGGTCGAGGAAAGCGCCGAGAAGAACTCCGTACACACTCCCGTCCCGTTCTAGGAGGTTCCGCGCCCCATGCCCCGACCCTTCACTCTCTTCACCGGCCAGTGGGCAGACCTTCCGCTGGAGGAGGTCTGCCGGCACGCCCGGGACTTCGGTTACGACGGACTCGAACTCGCCTGCTGGGGCGACCACTTCGAGGTCGACCGGGCCCTGTCCGAGCCCGGCTACCTGGACGGGCGGCGGCAGCTGCTCGACAAGTACGGGCTCAGCTGCTTCGCCATCTCCAACCACCTGGTCGGGCAGGCGGTCTGCGACAACCCGATCGACGAACGGCACCAGGCGATCCTGCCCGCCCGCATCTGGGGCGACGGCGAACCCGAAGGCGTACGCCGGCGGGCCGCCGAGGAGATCAAGGACACCGCGCGAGCGGCGGCGGCGTTCGGGGTGCGGACGGTCATCGGCTTCACCGGCTCCTCGATCTGGCACCTGGTCGCCATGTTCCCGCCGGTCCCGCCGCACATGATCGAGCGGGGCTACGAGGACTTCGCGGAGCGCTGGAACCCGATCCTCGACGTCTTCGACGCGGAGGGGGTGCGCTTCGCCCACGAGGTGCACCCCAGCGAGATCGCGTACGACTACTGGACCACGCACCGGGCCCTGGAGGCCGTCGGCCACCGTCCGGCGTTCGGGCTGAACTTCGACCCGAGCCACTTCGTCTGGCAGGACCTCGACCCGGTCGGATTCCTGTACGACTTCCGGGACCGGATCTACCACGTGGACTGCAAGGAGGCCCGCAAGCGCCTCGACGGACGAAACGGGCGGCTCGGCTCGCACCTGCCCTGGGGCGATCCCCGGCGCGGCTGGGACTTCGTCTCGGCCGGGCACGGCGACGTGCCGTGGGAGGACGTCTTCCGGATGCTCCGGTCCATCGGCTACGACGGGCCCGTCTCCGTCGAGTGGGAGGACGCCGGCATGGACCGGCTGACCGGTGCGCCGGAAGCGCTTGCCTCACTGAAGCGGTTCGATTTCGACCCGCCGTCGGCCTCCTTCGACGCGGCGTTCGGCGGCAACGGCTGACCCGTCCCCGAGCGCTCCACCCCGCCGAGAACCAGCAGGTCACGGGGTGGAGCGCTCGGGGGACCCTGCCC is a genomic window of Streptomyces sp. NBC_01237 containing:
- a CDS encoding substrate-binding domain-containing protein translates to MPETSRRGLLFGTAAVSAGALLTACTSNEPKKSETVATNQPAADDKPGKPVTIGYAGPQADHGWLNAINVNAKSRAEKYSEVTLEITEGSNDTAAQIGQVKTLINKKVDVLVILPADGKALTQVGLEAMRAGIPVVNLDRIFASPQAYRCWVGGDNYGMGLNAGHYIGEQLKDKPNAKVVELAGIDNLELTKQRSQGFADALKNYSNIKLVARQAADFTVESGQAKMAQLLQAQKQFDALWNHDDDQGVGALRAIQQAGRDEFMMVGGAGAKSAMDAIKAGNSVLKATVLYPPTMAASAIDLARALGQGKGVGGLAEMEIPTSLTLYSAVVTKENVDQYLPTGFS
- a CDS encoding Gfo/Idh/MocA family protein, with translation MARREETEQEAAAPPQQPPTLGVGMVGYAFMGAAHSQGWRTAGHVFDLPMRPALAAICGRDRTAVDAAAARHGWAAAETDWRALIARDDVQLVDICTPGDSHAEIAIAALEAGKHVLCEKPLANTVAEAEAMTRAAERAAARGQVAIVGFNYRKVPAITYARKLIADGRLGTLRHVRATYLQDWLVDPKSPLTWRLKREHAGSGALGDLGAHIVDLAQYLSGELLVGVSAVSETFVRQRPLLAGAPSGLSGAADTAGHGAVTVDDAALFTGRLASGALASFEATRMAAGRKNALRLEINGELGSLAFDLERLNELSFHDHTEPATTAGFRRILVTEPEHPYLEAWWPPGHALGYEHTFVHQARDVVRTIATGSAPVPSFADGLQVQRVLAAVEESAEKNSVHTPVPF
- a CDS encoding sugar phosphate isomerase/epimerase family protein is translated as MPRPFTLFTGQWADLPLEEVCRHARDFGYDGLELACWGDHFEVDRALSEPGYLDGRRQLLDKYGLSCFAISNHLVGQAVCDNPIDERHQAILPARIWGDGEPEGVRRRAAEEIKDTARAAAAFGVRTVIGFTGSSIWHLVAMFPPVPPHMIERGYEDFAERWNPILDVFDAEGVRFAHEVHPSEIAYDYWTTHRALEAVGHRPAFGLNFDPSHFVWQDLDPVGFLYDFRDRIYHVDCKEARKRLDGRNGRLGSHLPWGDPRRGWDFVSAGHGDVPWEDVFRMLRSIGYDGPVSVEWEDAGMDRLTGAPEALASLKRFDFDPPSASFDAAFGGNG